Part of the Flavobacterium sp. MDT1-60 genome, TCTTACTAAAACAAAACCGCTTGTTATAATCATCGGTAAAACAATTAAAAAGTGGGCTTTGTTAATTATAAATAGAGTGTAGATGATTAGAAATAATACATGTAAAACAGCAAAGCGATACGTCCATCCTTTATTTTTAAGAATTGATAAAAGGATCAAAATCAATAAAAGGGGGCTAAATAAAAGTATATTATAATTCATCGCCAGTTCCTGGTGAAAAGAATAAAATCCAACAACTACAAAGAAGATTCCCATTAAAGATAAAATCAAAAGATAGATCTTGTCTACTATTTTATTATGTGCCAAAACTATAAAAGCAAGTAAAAATAAATAAGTGTAAACATTATTCCACCACGAGGTTGGGGTTTCTTTTTCAAAGCTTATCAATGTACTTGTTTTGCTAACTAAGGGATGATTTTGAAAAGAAGTCTTCTCTAAACTGTTTTTCAATTCAAAAGGCAGGAATATTTTGGTGCCTAATTGATCTACTTTCTTTCCGAAAATAATACTAGTTCCTAGTTTGTCATAAAAATGCCTATCAAAATAAGGGAATAAAATTGAGCGATAAGTAATATCAGTGTCTCCTTTTTTTATTATCACATTTCCGTTCAATGTTTTATTGATAATGTCAACAACCATCGAGGTACAGTTTTTATCAATGAATTTATAAGTATAATAACGTTCTTCAGAAAGTAAAGTAGTATTTAAGTTATCAAATAGCTTTTGTTTTGACTCCTGTGGAATAAGAAGTTCTTGTTCAAAAACACTTCGTTTCTCATAATTGTATTCATTCATAAAATCAGCAAAGGGATGAACTACTACAAAATATTGCAAATCGCCTTTAGCAAATTTGGTAACAAAATTAGGTGTCGAAAAATCAAAAGCACCATAATTATAAACCAGATCAATATTGTTTGCAGAATCCGCAACTCGGATAGCCGTATGCCCAAAGTAAGAGTAAGTTTCATTGCCTAATCCACAAGTAAGAACACTTATTTTTGAATCTTTTGATAAAGGTAAGTTTTGGCTGAAACCAATAAAACATAGTAAGAATAGTAAACTAAAAAGTGTTTTTTTTAAAATGACATTTTTCATAATTTAAAATTTTAAGAAGTTTAATGGTTTTGTGAAAATTATCTAAAGATACCTAAATCTACTTTTAAAGAAAAAATATTGGAATATAGAGCAGTACTTTGGTTTCCTAAATCGGTCAGAGCATAATCGACCTGAATGCCTTTATATTTAAATCCTAATCCAATATTGGGTTGAAAATTTATTTTTTCTGTATTGTCCAACTGCATAACATTCTGGAAATTTCCAGCTCCGGCTCTTAAGAAAACCAAATTGGTATACCCAAATTCAAAACCAATTGCCGGATCAATACTTACAACTTTTGATGAAATAATATCATTAGTTTGTTCAAAACGCATATTCAGATTTGTAGCTACCAAAAGGCTATAATCATTATGAAACTCAAATGTTTTTGAAACTCCTAATTGTGCTTTTGGTAAAGTAATCTCTGTGCTTTCGGGCAATTCATTATTTTCTCCCGGAATAGCATTGGCAATTTTTGCATATTCTTCTTCGTCGATATTCCAGACATTATAAGTAGTGGTAATATCGCGAAGCATCAATCCGAACTTCCAGTCATTGCGTTCAAACTGTAGCCCTACATCAAAACCAAAACCCCAGGAATTAGCAAATTCTCCAATAATTCGGCGAATCACTTTTGCGTTAACACCATATTGAAATCCTTCTACAGGTAATTTCCTTGCGTACGAGAAGGTAAAACCATAATCTGCTGTTGAGAACAAACGAATTCGGTTATAATCAATATTTCCCTGGCTGTCAATTAATTCGGTTGTGTCCATAATATCGTCGACTCCAAAACGAATCATCGAAATTCCCCAGGCACTTCTATCATCAATAGGACTCGCATATCCTATATAATCATACTGAGCAATATTGGCAAAATAATTGGCATGCATTAATGAAATCTGATGGTCTTCAAGATGTGTCAGACCAGCTGGATTCCAGTAAACTGCGTTGACATCATTTGTAGAAGCAACAACAGCACTCGACATTCCTAATGCAGCGGCGTCGACACCTATATTCATAAACTCATTCGAATACTTTCGAACAGTTTGTGCATATTGTGTAGTGCAACTCCAAAATAATAAAAGCCCCAAAAGTTTCTTCAACGGATATTTTTTAGCAAACCGAAGTCTGTTTTAATTTTTATCAAAAATATAATATTTTACTCAGCAAATTTATTCCTTTTGAGAAATATTACGAATACCAAAATTTCAAATAAAAAACTCTTATAAAAACGACTTGTACATGCAGTTATTATACTAAATTTGTTCCTCACCATTATCAAATTTTATAAAGATGAATATTAAAAAACACATTCCTAATCTAATTACATTAATTAATCTTTTTTGCGGTTGTATTGCGGTAGTTTTCATTTCTGAAGCCAATTACGAAATGGCTTTTTACATGGTTTGTTTAGGTATCTTTTTTGATTTTTTTGATGGTTTTTTTGCCCGATTATTCAAAGTTTCAAGCCCGCTTGGATTGCAGCTAGATTCTTTGGCAGATATGGTAACAAGTGGTGTTGCACCAGGTTATGTAATGTACAGTT contains:
- a CDS encoding DUF4105 domain-containing protein, which produces MKNVILKKTLFSLLFLLCFIGFSQNLPLSKDSKISVLTCGLGNETYSYFGHTAIRVADSANNIDLVYNYGAFDFSTPNFVTKFAKGDLQYFVVVHPFADFMNEYNYEKRSVFEQELLIPQESKQKLFDNLNTTLLSEERYYTYKFIDKNCTSMVVDIINKTLNGNVIIKKGDTDITYRSILFPYFDRHFYDKLGTSIIFGKKVDQLGTKIFLPFELKNSLEKTSFQNHPLVSKTSTLISFEKETPTSWWNNVYTYLFLLAFIVLAHNKIVDKIYLLILSLMGIFFVVVGFYSFHQELAMNYNILLFSPLLLILILLSILKNKGWTYRFAVLHVLFLIIYTLFIINKAHFLIVLPMIITSGFVLVRVAIRNKKRIPIII
- a CDS encoding PorV/PorQ family protein; its protein translation is MKKLLGLLLFWSCTTQYAQTVRKYSNEFMNIGVDAAALGMSSAVVASTNDVNAVYWNPAGLTHLEDHQISLMHANYFANIAQYDYIGYASPIDDRSAWGISMIRFGVDDIMDTTELIDSQGNIDYNRIRLFSTADYGFTFSYARKLPVEGFQYGVNAKVIRRIIGEFANSWGFGFDVGLQFERNDWKFGLMLRDITTTYNVWNIDEEEYAKIANAIPGENNELPESTEITLPKAQLGVSKTFEFHNDYSLLVATNLNMRFEQTNDIISSKVVSIDPAIGFEFGYTNLVFLRAGAGNFQNVMQLDNTEKINFQPNIGLGFKYKGIQVDYALTDLGNQSTALYSNIFSLKVDLGIFR